DNA from Rhodothermales bacterium:
CCGTCTGGTATGATCGAAAGTGGATCGGTATCCGGGTAGATAAGAAGCACGTTCATGTCTCGTTCCTCCTGTGCGTTGAGGTCCAGCACCGGATGTCTTGACGTGGTTCGGCCGACGCGAGGATTCGTTGATGGATCGAATCATTGGTCCAACTCGCATCTATGACTGCGTGCCTGTTCCACAACCCGTAAGGAGCAAAAACGACAAACGCAGTTCCGGCATGCCACATGGCGACACCCCAGGGTTCGTTCCCGCCATGTAGCCTACAAACCACCGGCCCTGACAAACCGGACAAATGTCCGGACAAACGCGCTTGGCGTCGGCCGTGGTGACTTGCCGGAGAATTCCTCTTAGTCGCCAACCCGGTAGCGCCGAAAGGACTCGGCCGCTTGTGAGAGGCGAGATTGCTACCGGCAGCCATTACACGAACTCCATTACAGCGAAAAACCCCGACCTGCAACTGCAGGCCGGGGCGTTACCCGTCGTAAGTGGAAATCTCAGTCTACGTCAACTCAGCCTTTCACGCGGCTAGAGATAGCTCTTTCCCGACTCTATTGGTCCATAGAATGTCGTTCAGGCAGACCCAGGAACGACCTATCGAACGTTCCTTCCCGGCCACTCCGACGCACCGCTGAGGCGGCGGGTCGTCTATTGCCGGGCGAATACGAACTGGATGGCTTCCGAGTCGATATTGCCGGCCAGAACGAAGGCTGTCGCCGTTAGCGTCATAACCGCCAGCTCCGTCCGATCATCCGGATCAGACTCGTCCGCATCGAAAATGAACGTCTGGCCCTGAATCGCAAATACGCCACCGCTCGTGCAGGCTGTGGCCAGATCGCAGAAGAGATCCTGGGGCGCGTTGGCTGCGGTGAAGGAATAGTTGTTATCAGCCGTGAACGTGATCTCAAACGTTGTGCCCTGGGACATCAGATCCGAGCCGGCGACCATCAGGGACGTCGCGACCCACGTTCCGACGAGGTCGGCGGGTACGTCACCCAATTCAACATCGGACGAGTCGGAGCTGTCGCAGGCGACAATGAAAGCGAGTGCGGAGATGGCGAATACACGAAGCAGAGGCATAAAAGGTCTCGGTAATGTGGATCACAGTGAATCACCAAGATCGCGTCTCACGCGAGAAACTTAAACGCGTGAACATGCGAACGCGATCATGGTCCTCCGAATCATGAGAGTCTGGACGAGTACCACAACCGGCACCTATTTCGTTCGTTGGCGGTCCCCTCCTGGATCGATGAGCTATAGACTATCGCGGTACGGGCAAAACTGACCGTGCACGGCAACATCATCATCACTCCGGATCCGCGCAGCACCGGAAACCGGTCGAGTAGTCGTGATAGGTGAGACTGTGGGCGGTGGTGCGATACAGGCAACCTGCCCCGTTGATCTCGGCATCTACGTAGAAACCGCCGCGGAAAGTCCCATCCGCATCCGCCACCCACTCGTGCAGATTGCCGTGCAGATCGAACACCCCCTCGGCCGACACGCAGGCCGGATTGCTCCCCGTCGAGTCCAGCGAGTTGGGAAGCTGATTCAGGCGCGAATCGTTCATCTGCGTACTCGACCAGTTTACATCGTCGCCGAAGAGTTCGACAACCGGATGCGAGGCGCGCCCCTCATTGCAGGCGCCCGGCTCGTAAACGTCACCGTATGGGTATGTCGTGTTCGCAGGACCGCGACATGTGCGAAGCCACTCGTCGCTCGTGCACAGCCGCTTGCCCGCCCGCCGACACGCCGCATCAGCCACACTGCCGCTGATGTATCCCTGAGGTACTACGCCCTGCGCGGTAGCAGCCACGCCGTCGACCGGAACGTCATAAGGCGACCGGCCCTGGAGATGAGCCTCCCATTTGTCGACACAGAAACCGTCGACCTGCTCCATGCCCACGCGGCACGAGCCACCGTCCGTCACGTCGTCTTCGACGGGAGACGTCGAGCGCACGTCCGTGCAGCTTCCACAGGCAAGCAGGATCGCGCAAGAAACAAGATGCGAAAGAGATCTCACGAATAAACCTCCCATCAGTGCGCGTGCGGAAATCGATCGGTTCTGTTGTGACAGCCCCACGCCCGTGAAACGTACGATACGCCCTTCTGATTCTCTCTGTTCAGGATGTGATCTTGAAACTCGAAGGAGCTTTGCCAGGGTCTTACCCCGGGAACCCGAACAACATCGTTACGAAAAAGATCGATCGCGACATAAATGCCGGGATCGATTTCGGCGCGGTATATTCCAATTCCGGGTGCACGACAGCAAGAACTAACGATCAGGGCTCAGCCGCTGGACTTCCACCCCGTCAAGCCATCAAATTGCAGGATAAATGGGTAACGCCGATCAGCACGCCGACACACGGTGTCTTCCTCGCCCGTGTGGAGGCGGCTGCCACCCTGCATGGTAAAAAGTCCAAAACGCATTTTGCCTGTCATCGGCTGGCGAGAGTGGGTCGGGCTG
Protein-coding regions in this window:
- a CDS encoding SUMF1/EgtB/PvdO family nonheme iron enzyme; translation: MRSLSHLVSCAILLACGSCTDVRSTSPVEDDVTDGGSCRVGMEQVDGFCVDKWEAHLQGRSPYDVPVDGVAATAQGVVPQGYISGSVADAACRRAGKRLCTSDEWLRTCRGPANTTYPYGDVYEPGACNEGRASHPVVELFGDDVNWSSTQMNDSRLNQLPNSLDSTGSNPACVSAEGVFDLHGNLHEWVADADGTFRGGFYVDAEINGAGCLYRTTAHSLTYHDYSTGFRCCADPE